The following coding sequences lie in one Arachis ipaensis cultivar K30076 chromosome B03, Araip1.1, whole genome shotgun sequence genomic window:
- the LOC107632527 gene encoding putative disease resistance protein At3g14460, whose amino-acid sequence MAASTSLELVMATCLDTQFIFHEIIRVLHEDHHIDFVHSELIAKLMDKLLVLDDLIEKLQFSEGESGDRADEKLKWLHLMQDVVRLEEHHLLQKMDSVDSMSLQKLLKRFKSQICQILYFILMKGKKDNLVLALAIGKAEDLHTLPELPLSYVKDCLYGRGEEEKYILESLLLSSEQRKQIKVISIVGKSGVGKTSLADAVYFNPKVLECFDLRAWVTFPHKVTATFVAKKILEELVTDDDGEEELVPGDDFDNFKKRFAGKKLLLVLDDIMVEDDGLHKWDMLIASLESAAARGSAIMLTSIPHDNPELLMIPACHTVHLDSLSAEDALSIFLVHASSGRTDLHEHPAELAAVGKEIVGKLGNLPLAAKMIGSLFQDKRNPDQWVEILRSELLDAGHANLLPIPPFLVLCYLDLPARIKQCFLHLSLFPKGYQLKRKQVVNLWIAEGFVEIPDFQSSFKSSEDIGNAYFSYLVMRSFLQPIRSSVSFIMHNLVHDLATYMVEKLNDCHLSSNQSTEGISNLINLLHLDMKGSSVQAMPLKIPEFTRLEKLARMEETTMSEFEEIPDEAEMETESTRRRLPLHLSASDIPSLKRTDILSHEVEADIPSFEQQIDPKSSMAKAEIPASIKQEAVLPLMDTPNTTAPVKVEALTREDLDDDKPSFKVVRVSTISQFKSLPANLHSLKIEGCESLEVVPDDLLGGITTLKQLYLISCSSLRSFPYPGSLTSLYIRNCRRLEFLPSAVSRKRLPFLHHLSIGSSCDSVTTLPLNLFCQLKSLCIWDCLNLRSFHFTGEPRGDLTSLESLEIRECPRLEYFPEEGLHAPRLASILLSNCKNLKNLPNAMNSLVSLKSLFLHRCPQIESFPLGGLPSNLVFLSIAYCDKLIPQKDWGLYSLESLSYFELEGGCIGMESFPEENLLPCNIISLHISTLKSLKNLDCKGFQHLNALQTLEIHCP is encoded by the coding sequence ATGGCGGCTTCTACTTCTCTTGAGCTTGTTATGGCAACTTGCTTGGATACGCAGTTCATCTTCCATGAGATCATTCGCGTGTTGCACGAAGATCACCACATCGATTTCGTGCACTCAGAGCTTATAGCCAAGCTCATGGACAAGCTGTTGGTCCTTGACGATCTCATAGAAAAGTTGCAGTTTTCAGAAGGAGAAAGTGGAGACAGAGCTGATGAGAAATTGAAATGGTTACATCTAATGCAAGATGTTGTTCGTTTGGAAGAACATCATCTTTTGCAGAAAATGGATTCTGTTGATTCTATGAGTTTGCAGAAGCTACTGAAGCGTTTCAAGTCTCAAATATGTCAAATCCTTTACTTCATTCTCATGAAGGGGAAGAAGGATAACCTTGTCCTTGCCCTTGCCATTGGCAAAGCAGAAGACCTTCATACTCTGCCAGAATTACCTTTATCTTATGTCAAAGATTGCTTATATGGCAGAGGTGAAGAAGAGAAGTATATACTGGAAAGCCTACTGTTATCAAGCGAACAGCGAAAACAGATCAAGGTGATTAGCATAGTGGGAAAATCCGGGGTAGGCAAGACTTCATTGGCTGATGCTGTTTATTTCAACCCCAAGGTTTTGGAGTGTTTTGATCTTAGAGCTTGGGTTACTTTTCCCCACAAAGTCACTGCTACCTTCGTTGCAAAGAAAATTCTTGAAGAACTAGTTACTGATGATGATGGGGAGGAGGAGCTTGTTCCCGGTGATGATTTCgataacttcaagaagagatttgcTGGGAAGAAACTTCTGCTGGTATTAGATGATATTATGGTTGAAGATGATGGCTTACACAAGTGGGACATGTTAATTGCTTCCCTTGAATCTGCAGCAGCAAGAGGGAGTGCCATAATGCTAACCTCTATTCCCCATGACAATCCAGAACTACTCATGATACCTGCTTGTCATACTGTGCATCTTGATTCGCTGTCAGCGGAGGATGCGCTGTCAATCTTCTTGGTGCATGCTTCTTCTGGGCGGACGGACCTTCACGAACACCCTGCAGAGTTAGCAGCAGTTGGCAAGGAAATCGTTGGAAAATTGGGAAACCTTCCCCTGGCTGCAAAAATGATAGGGAGCCTCTTTCAAGATAAGCGAAATCCGGATCAATGGGTTGAGATATTGAGGAGTGAATTGCTGGATGCAGGCCATGCAAATCTCCTCCCAATTCCTCCATTTCTAGTACTATGCTACCTTGATCTCCCTGCGCGGATCAAACAATGCTTTCTTCATTTGTCACTATTTCCAAAGGGTTATCAATTAAAGCGGAAGCAGGTGGTCAACTTGTGGATAGCCGAGGGCTTTGTGGAAATCCCTGATTTTCAATCGAGTTTTAAGAGCTCTGAAGACATTGGTAATGCATACTTCAGTTATCTAGTAATGAGGTCATTTTTGCAGCCTATTCGGTCTAGTGTTAGTTTTATAATGCATAATCTGGTTCATGACTTAGCAACCTACATGGTAGAGAAGTTAAACGATTGCCATTTATCCTCTAATCAAAGCACAGAGGGAATAAGCAATTTGATAAACTTGCTCCACCTTGATATGAAAGGTAGCAGTGTGCAAGCAATGCCTTTGAAAATTCCTGAATTTACAAGATTAGAAAAGTTAGCAAGGATGGAAGAAACTACTATGAGTGAGTTTGAAGAAATTCCTGATGAAGCAGAGATGGAAACTGAATCCACAAGAAGGAGATTGCCACTTCATTTGTCAGCCTCAGATATACCCAGTTTGAAGAGAACTGATATTCTTAGTCATGAGGTTGAAGCTGATATTCCCAGTTTTGAACAGCAAATAGACCCAAAATCTTCAATGGCTAAAGCTGAGATTCCAGCGAGCATAAAACAAGAAGCTGTCCTTCCTCTTATGGATACACCTAACACAACTGCTCCTGTCAAGGTAGAAGCTTTAACCAGAGAAGATTTGGATGATGACAAACCATCCTTCAAAGTAGTAAGggtttcaactatatcacaattCAAGTCCTTGCCTGCCAATCTGCACAGCCTAAAAATTGAAGGGTGTGAATCCTTGGAGGTCGTTCCAGATGATTTATTAGGGGGAATAACTACTCTTAAGCAGTTGTATCTAATCAGTTGTTCTTCTCTTAGATCCTTTCCTTACCCCGGTTCCTTGACATCACTTTACATCCGAAACTGCAGAAGATTAGAATTTCTCCCATCTGCAGTATCAAGAAAGAGgcttccctttctccatcatttGTCCATAGGGAGCAGCTGTGATTCTGTCACTACCTTGCCCTTAAATCTCTTTTGTCAACTCAAAAGTCTTTGTATATGGGATTGCCTCAATCTTCGATCGTTTCATTTTACTGGGGAACCTAGAGGTGATCTTACATCTCTGGAGTCACTAGAGATTAGAGAGTGCCCAAGATTGGAATATTTCCCAGAGGAAGGACTGCATGCTCCAAGGCTAGCATCCATTTTACTTTCGAACTGCAAGAATCTTAAAAACTTGCCAAATGCTATGAACTCTCTCGTATCACTCAagtcattatttttacatagatGTCCACAGATTGAATCTTTTCCCCTTGGGGGATTGCCTTCAAATTTGGTTTTTCTATCCATAGCTTACTGTGACAAACTTATACCACAAAAGGATTGGGGGCTGTACAGTCTTGAGTCTCTCAGTTATTTTGAGCTTGAAGGTGGATGCATAGGCATGGAGTCATTTCCAGAGGAGAATTTACTACCTTGCAATATCATCTCTTTACACATAAGCACATTGAAGAGTCTGAAGAATCTGGACTGCAAGGGGTTTCAACACCTGAATGCTCTTCAGACACTGGAAATTCATTGTCCATGA
- the LOC107629658 gene encoding putative disease resistance protein At3g14460: MGRALLSSLLHDLMDNLLYLTSQTKHFMMKPHKYQRKLMDKLLILDALVDDAEQKQFTEGSNAQAVKGWLNELLHASYQLEELLMQIMATIKSPHSQGQQFFKVITTTKKPDKYIKARISESLENLESLVKKKDVLGLTEHATWRESLQGLPSSSDVLDNYFYGNYPKDYFYGREEEEKSILENLLSASESDEHIKVINIVGKSGEGKTALADVVYFNHKVRESFELRAWITVPYKATATFIAKKILQAVTEEFVAGEDFDILWKRLQESLDGKKFLLVLDDIRIEDELHKWSKLIASLESSAAKGSSIILTSSPHDDPKLLMLPANHDVHVSLLSIDNCWSIFLVHAFGQIDLHQHPELAAVGKEIVNKLGNLPLAAKMIGSLLQDKLHINQWVQILRSELLDAGDVDLPIPSFLVLCYLDLTAQLKRCFAYLSLFPKGYEFKQKEVILLWMAQGFLNDSDSKSNGKSMEDIGDEYFGYLIMRSFLQPFGSGVSFIMHNLVHDLASYAFGESYKHHLSYSRSTEDFPELSFYKHGELSRTILPIYLPLEGAPRWFDSSLLEQIIVKVNPHVFRVLSLSHYDITHLPASIGRLSCLSYLDLSHTALQTLPDSICDLLSLQTLRLTNCTSLTSLPKRICNLVNLRYLDVRDSGLQEMPLEMHKLTSLRALTDFIVSKYVPRFGDLAGLYNLKTLTISKLENVVYAKNASDAKLKEKKSLHELMLQWSNGKHSNGNEMEVLESLEPHKDLKRLTVEYYNGASFPNWLGDKSYWDLQLVDLRHCENCNSLPTLGMLPFLKDLFIEGFTQVSSIGAEFYGVATASQKPFQSLERLQFQDMLEWKQWSILEGIEFPCLVELYIKRCPKLVRDLPKQVLSLEKLEIFGCYALEAPLPKVSDTCQVFVHDSNDIVMRNIAKTHSQPSLRRVKISEEVHEITMQSFSGFPSTKYTVGSSLGEIEEIAHEERMESESTRSRWPLDSSSSDTLRIPKLKETSPRIISHQVEAKIPNIKQQKDPQSSDTKFDTPITTQAAIKVETSSSKEDLDDQRSSFEMLKISTVSQLKSLPTKLHSLKVEGCESLEALPNDLLEGITTLEDLYLISCSSLRSLPSLGSVTTLYIRNCRRLENLPSLESRKQLACLHHLFIGSSCDSLTSLTLDLFPKLKILCIWDCPNLQSFNVTKEYKGDLPSLESLEIRDCPRLMSFPEGGIHAPNLESIFLSNCKNLNNLPDAMNSLTSIKTLFLHKCPEIESFPYGGLPSSLILLSIAYCDKLTPQKNWRLDTLESLNRLELEGGCMGMDSFPEDMILPPNINSLCISTLKSLKKLNYSGFQHLDALQTLEIHCCGMLCSLPDQGLPSSLNQLCVQECPLLTPRLKPNSGKEWHKVARIPHIQIDHQILYLGNQCQS, translated from the coding sequence ATGGGTAGAGCCTTACTCTCTTCTTTGCTTCATGATTTGATGGACAACCTTCTCTACCTCACCTCTCAAACCAAACATTTCATGATGAAGCCACACAAATACCAGCGCAAGCTCATGGATAAATTGCTGATCCTTGATGCTCTTGTGGATGATGCCGAACAGAAGCAGTTCACAGAAGGAAGCAATGCACAAGCAGTGAAAGGTTGGTTAAATGAACTACTACATGCTTCATACCAATTGGAGGAGCTTCTGATGCAGATCATGGCCACCATTAAGTCTCCGCATTCGCAGGGCCAGCAATTCTTCAAAGTCATCACAACAACAAAGAAGCCGGACAAGTATATCAAGGCTCGAATCAGCGAATCTCTTGAGAACTTAGAATCTCTGGTGAAAAAGAAAGATGTTCTTGGATTAACTGAGCATGCTACTTGGAGGGAATCGTTGCAAGGATTGCCTTCGTCTTCTGATGTGTTGGATAATTATTTCTATGGAAACTATCCAAAAGATTACTTCTATGgaagagaggaagaggagaaatCTATATTGGAAAACTTGTTATCAGCTAGTGAAAGTGATGAACACATCAAGGTGATTAACATTGTGGGAAAATCCGGGGAAGGAAAAACTGCTTTGGCTGATGTTGTTTACTTCAACCACAAGGTAAGGGAGTCTTTTGAACTTAGAGCTTGGATCACTGTTCCTTACAAGGCCACTGCTACCTTCATTGCAAAGAAGATTCTCCAGGCAGTTACCGAGGAGTTTGTTGCCGGAGAAGACTTCGATATATTGTGGAAGAGATTGCAAGAAAGCCTCGATGGGAAGAAGTTTCTGTTGGTGTTGGATGATATCAGGATTGAGGATGAATTACACAAATGGAGCAAGCTGATTGCTTCCCTTGAATCTTCTGCAGCAAAAGGTAGTTCCATAATCCTAACATCAAGTCCTCATGATGATCCAAAGCTACTGATGTTACCTGCAAATCATGATGTGCATGTGAGTTTGCTTTCAATAGACAATTGTTGGTCAATCTTTTTGGTGCATGCTTTTGGGCAAATAGACCTTCATCAACACCCGGAACTAGCCGCAGTTGGCAAAGAAATCGTCAACAAACTGGGAAACCTTCCCTTGGCTGCAAAAATGATAGGGAGTCTCTTACAAGATAAGTTGCATATCAATCAATGGGTTCAGATATTGAGGAGCGAATTGCTGGATGCAGGTGATGTGGATCTACCCATCCCTTCATTTCTAGTACTATGCTATCTCGATCTCACTGCGCAGCTTAAGCGATGCTTTGCTTATTTGTCATTGTTTCCAAAGGGCTACGAGTTCAAGCAGAAGGAGGTGATCCTCTTATGGATGGCCCAAGGCTTTCTGAATGACTCTGACTCTAAATCCAATGGAAAAAGCATGGAAGACATTGGTGATGAGTACTTTGGTTATCTAATCATGAGGTCATTCTTGCAACCCTTTGGCTCTGGTGTTAGTTTCATAATGCATAATCTGGTTCATGACTTGGCAAGCTATGCATTTGGAGAATCATATAAGCACCATTTGTCCTATTCAAGAAGCACAGAGGATTTTCCAGAATTATCCTTTTACAAACATGGAGAATTGTCAAGAACCATTCTACCTATATACTTGCCACTTGAAGGGGCTCCTAGGTGGTTCGACTCGTCGCTGCTTGAGCAAATAATTGTGAAGGTGAATCCACATGTCTTCCGGGTCTTATCCTTATCACACTATGATATCACTCACTTGCCTGCTTCAATTGGAAGACTAAGTTGTCTTAGTTACCTTGATCTCTCTCACACTGCATTGCAGACACTGCCAGATTCCATTTGTGATCTGCTTAGTTTGCAAACACTTAGGTTGACAAACTGCACTTCTCTCACAAGTCTCCCCAAAAGGATATGCAATTTGGTAAATTTGCGTTACCTTGATGTTAGAGATAGCGGTCTGCAGGAGATGCCGTTGGAAATGCATAAATTGACAAGTCTCCGGGCATTGACAGACTTTATTGTTTCCAAATATGTTCCAAGGTTTGGAGATTTAGCAGGGCTGTACAATCTCAAAACATTGACCATTTCAAAGTTGGAAAATGTGGTCTATGCTAAGAATGCATCAGATGCCaaactaaaagagaaaaagagcctTCATGAACTTATGCTTCAATGGAGCAATGGCAAACATAGCAATGGGAATGAAATGGAAGTGCTTGAGAGTCTAGAACCACACAAAGACTTAAAGAGGCTAACAGTTGAGTACTACAATGGTGCAAGTTTCCCAAATTGGTTAGGAGATAAATCTTACTGGGATTTACAGCTGGTAGATCTCCGCCACTGCGAAAATTGCAATTCATTGCCAACATTGGGGATGCTGCCATTTCTTAAAGACCTCTTCATTGAAGGGTTCACTCAAGTAAGTTCCATAGGTGCTGAGTTTTATGGGGTGGCGACTGCTTCACAAAAGCCATTTCAATCTTTAGAGAGATTACAATTTCAGGATATGCTGGAATGGAAGCAATGGAGCATATTAGAAGGCATTGAATTCCCTTGTCTTGTTGAGCTATATATAAAAAGGTGTCCTAAACTAGTGCGAGATTTGCCAAAGCAGGTTCTTTCTTTGGAAAAGTTGGAGATTTTTGGATGCTATGCCCTTGAAGCTCCACTTCCCAAAGTCTCTGATACATGTCAAGTGTTTGTGCATGACAGCAATGACATTGTTATGAGAAATATAGCTAAAACCCACTCGCAACCATCCTTGCGCCGGGTCAAAATTTCAGAAGAAGTGCATGAGATCACAATGCAATCCTTCTCTGGTTTTCCAAGCACTAAGTACACTGTTGGTTCTTCTTTAGGTGAGATTGAAGAAATTGCTCATGAAGAAAGGATGGAGAGTGAATCCACAAGAAGCAGATGGCCACTTGATTCTTCATCTTCAGATACATTAAGGATACCGAAACTAAAGGAAACTTCCCCTAGAATTATCAGTCACCAAGTTGAAGCGAAAATTCCCAACATCAAACAGCAAAAAGATCCACAATCTTCAGATACTAAATTTGATACTCCAATCACCACACAAGCAGCTATCAAGGTAGAAACTTCATCATCAAAAGAAGACTTAGATGATCAAAGATCATCCTTTGAAATGCTAAAGATTTCAACTGTGTCGCAATTGAAGTCATTGCCAACCAAACTGCACAGCCTAAAAGTTGAAGGGTGTGAGTCCTTAGAGGCCCTTCCAAATGACTTATTGGAAGGGATAACTACTCTTGAAGACTTGTATCTGATTAGTTGCTCTTCTCTTAGATCCCTCCCTTCCCTTGGTTCTGTCACAACACTTTATATACGAAACTGCAGAAGATTGGAGAATCTGCCATCTTTAGAATCAAGAAAGCAGCTTGCCTGTCTCCACCACTTGTTCATAGGGAGTAGCTGTGATTCTCTCACTTCTTTGACCTTAGATTTGTTCCCTAAACTCAAAATTCTCTGTATATGGGATTGTCCCAACCTGCAATCATTTAATGTTACTAAGGAGTATAAGGGTGATCTTCCATCACTTGAGTCTTTAGAGATTAGAGATTGTCCAAGACTGATGTCTTTTCCAGAGGGAGGAATACATGCTCCAAATCTAGAATCCATATTCCTTTCCAATTGCAAGAATCTGAACAATTTGCCAGATGCTATGAACTCTCTGACATCCATCAAGACATTATTTCTACATAAATGTCCAGAGATTGAATCTTTTCCATATGGGGGCTTGCCTTCAAGTTTAATTTTACTCTCCATAGCTTATTGTGACAAACTTACACCACAAAAGAATTGGAGATTGGATACTCTTGAGTCTCTCAACCGTTTGGAGCTTGAAGGTGGATGCATGGGCATGGATTCATTTCCAGAGGACATGATACTTCCTCCCAATATAAACTCACTTTGCATAAGCACACTGAAGAGTCTCAAGAAGCTAAACTACAGCGGGTTCCAACATCTGGATGCTCTTCAAACACTTGAAATTCATTGCTGTGGCATGCTTTGTTCCTTGCCTGATCAAGGCCTTCCTTCCTCCTTAAATCAACTCTGTGTCCAAGAATGCCCTTTGCTGACTCCAAGACTTAAACCAAATAGTGGGAAGGAGTGGCACAAGGTGGCTCGAATCCCACACATACAAATTGATCACCAAATACTCTATTTAGGGAACCAGTGCCAAAGCTAG
- the LOC107632528 gene encoding putative disease resistance RPP13-like protein 1 has translation MVDWTGSLVSAVLQVLFDRIARRELIDFFRVNHLNQSLLEKLKMLLLSVTAVLDDAEEKQLTDQLVKEWVDRLKNAVFDADDLLDEIATKSLQEIMEPGSRTTLDQVRDYASSLNPFAERVKSKVERIVERLKSIIEHKDLLGLKEGGVGVNKNKPLSLALPTTSLVDEQRVYGRNDEKEKIIDSLLSGELLHGGIEGVPVVAIVGMAGVGKTTLAQILYNDIRVRNHFHLRSWASISEASGVYEITKKIFESCAPKYSNIIDLNVLQVKLQDILARHRFLLVLDGFSSINSLEWDMLRRPFQSGKSWESRIIVTTHSQSVAMAIQAFLTHSLSPLSHEDTWKLFSGCSFKHGNPDEYPILTRIGKEIVRKCNGLPLAAKVLGSLVRSKEDVEEWESVSQSHIWELPSGRSSILPALILSYCHLPPLLKRCFAYCSVFPKGHEIKKWDLIYLWMAEGILPQPDTEKRMEDIGVECFQELHFRSFFHESTLDKSHFMMHDLISDLAQFVAGDFCYMLGDNNTRKIKNWARHLSFSQDKYEALDNLDSFTECQQLRTFLPFRSSKSGSKYAFTRMVQDLLEKQNPLRVLSLSYYEITKFPVSIGNSLHLRYLNLANTTIECLPPDVCSWYNLETLILSGCRRLSKLPENMFKLINLRHLDISGSKVMEMPAEFGRLNSLQVLTDFIVSNGRGSKISELGSLLELRGALSIGNLQNVADAIEASNARLRSKKYLHELEFKWTTTAHNVNSETAVLNMLVPHQNVKRLKIQNFGGSMLPNWLGSSAFSRMVVLQLVDCKTCLSLPSLGQLPSLEKLSIAKMRGLQRIGPEFYGYVTEPFKTLKILKFEDMPNWEEWSSSKPGQAARFPSLEELHITRCPKFTGKLPDQLPSLVKLVITTCQSWNGRCIRFSSMVVLQLVDCESCLSLPSLGQLPSLEKLYVSKMRGLHKLGLEFYGSITESFKSLKIMKFEDMPNWEEWSTGGAEQESRFPSLEELEISRCPKLIGKLPRRLPSLRKLVITACQALTSSMPWVPKLTILELTGCDALESLSERMMEENECLETIIIRNCSSLTTVFREGLLPSSLRSLEIYECRNLELFVSPSSTHESHQYPALKRLHLRFCCSSLISFPMSLFTNLEELQVQGCSNLKKISSPPNCLPYLRKLELKDCSKLVLFPEGGLPAPKLESLSIRSCTELSPDTAWGLHAMTSLTSLYISGIPSLTSLENTGIQFLASLRTLEIEACDKLAFLPLDRLVHSLSHLTIRGCSLLKDKCERDGGEYRSLVSLVPYRVIED, from the coding sequence ATGGTTGATTGGACTGGTTCATTAGTCTCTGCCGTTCTGCAAGTGCTGTTCGACAGGATAGCACGTCGTGAGCTCATAGACTTCTTCCGTGTCAACCATCTTAATCAGTCACTTCTTGAGAAGCTCAAGATGCTGTTGCTATCTGTCACTGCGGTCCTCGACGATGCCGAGGAGAAACAGCTTACTGATCAATTGGTGAAGGAATGGGTTGATAGGCTCAAAAATGCTGTCTTTGATGCTGATGATCTCTTGGACGAGATTGCCACTAAATCCTTGCAAGAAATTATGGAACCTGGATCTCGTACCACCTTGGATCAGGTTAGAGACTATGCCTCTTCTCTCAATCCTTTTGCTGAAAGAGTTAAGTCAAAAGTTGAGAGGATTGTTGAGAGGTTGAAGTCTATAATAGAGCATAAAGATCTTCTTGGTCTTAAGGAAGGTGGTGTTGGTGTTAATAAAAACAAACCACTTTCATTAGCTTTACCCACAACTTCGTTGGTGGATGAACAAAGAGTGTATGGCAGAAATGATGAGAAGGAGAAGATTATTGATTCTCTGCTTTCAGGGGAGTTGTTGCATGGTGGAATAGAAGGGGTTCCTGTAGTGGCAATTGTGGGAATGGCAGGAGTAGGTAAGACTACTCTTGCTCAGATTCTGTACAATGACATAAGGGTGAGGAACCATTTTCATTTAAGATCATGGGCCTCTATTTCAGAGGCATCTGGTGTGTATGAAATAACCAAGAAGATTTTCGAGTCCTGTGCTCCCAAATATTCCAACATCATAGACTTGAATGTGCTGCAAGTCAAGCTTCAGGATATATTGGCAAGACACAGGTTTCTGCTTGTTTTGGATGGCTTTTCGAGCATAAACTCTCTCGAGTGGGACATGCTCCGAAGGCCATTTCAATCTGGGAAAAGCTGGGAAAGTAGAATTATTGTCACCACGCATAGTCAAAGTGTTGCAATGGCAATTCAAGCCTTCTTAACTCATTCCCTCTCCCCTCTTTCTCATGAGGATACTTGGAAGTTATTCTCAGGTTGTTCCTTCAAACATGGGAACCCGGATGAGTATCCTATCCTAACAAGAATTGGCAAGGAAATTGTGAGAAAATGCAATGGTCTCCCTCTGGCTGCAAAAGTACTAGGAAGTCTTGTACGTTCCAAAGAGGATGTTGAAGAATGGGAAAGTGTATCCCAGAGTCACATATGGGAGTTACCAAGTGGTAGGAGCAGCATTCTTCCTGCTTTGATATTAAGCTATTGCCATTTGCCTCCGCTGTTAAAGCGATGCTTTGCTTATTGTTCCGTGTTTCCTAAAGGCCATGAAATCAAAAAGTGGGACTTGATCTATCTATGGATGGCTGAAGGTATTCTGCCACAACCAGACACAGAGAAGAGAATGGAAGATATAGGAGTTGAGTGCTTTCAAGAGTTGCATTTTAGGTCATTTTTTCATGAGTCAACTCTTGACAAATCACACTTTATGATGCATGATCTTATCAGCGACTTAGCTCAGTTTGTTGCAGGCGATTTTTGTTACATGCTAGGAGATAACAATACAAGAAAGATTAAGAACTGGGCTCGCCATTTATCCTTTTCGCAGGACAAATATGAAGCTCTTGACAACTTGGATTCCTTCACAGAATGCCAACAACTGAGAACCTTCCTCCCATTTAGATCCTCAAAATCTGGAAGCAAATATGCATTTACTAGAATGGTTCAAGATCTCTTGGAAAAACAAAATCCCCTGCGTGTGCTCTCTCTGTCCTATTATGAAATTACCAAGTTTCCTGTTTCAATTGGGAACTCATTACATCTAAGGTACCTGAATCTTGCTAACACCACAATTGAGTGTTTGCCTCCTGATGTCTGTAGCTGGTATAACTTGGAAACACTTATTTTATCAGGATGTCGCCGTCTCAGTAAGTTACCAGAAAACAtgttcaaactcatcaatctgcGCCATCTTGATATTAGTGGAAGCAAAGTTATGGAGATGCCGGCAGAGTTTGGTAGACTGAATTCCCTTCAAGTGTTGACTGATTTCATTGTAAGCAATGGAAGGGGGTCCAAAATTAGTGAGCTTGGGAGCCTTTTAGAGCTTCGTGGAGCGCTTTCGATAGGGAACCTGCAGAATGTGGCTGATGCAATAGAAGCTTCCAATGCAAGGTTGAGGAGCAAGAAATACCTTCATGAGTTAGAATTCAAATGGACAACTACAGCTCATAATGTGAACAGTGAAACTGCAGTACTCAATATGTTGGTGCCACATCAAAATGTGAAGAggctaaaaattcaaaattttggagGTAGCATGTTGCCAAATTGGTTGGGGAGCTCTGCATTTTCTAGGATGGTGGTTCTGCAGCTTGTGGATTGTAAAACATGCTTGTCACTGCCATCACTTGGACAATTACCCTCCCTTGAGAAACTCTCTATAGCAAAAATGAGAGGTCTGCAGAGGATAGGTCCAGAGTTTTATGGCTATGTAACTGAGCCATTCAAAACCTTGAAGATATTAAAGTTTGAAGACATGCCTAACTGGGAAGAGTGGTCATCCAGCAAACCCGGACAAGCTGCGAGATTCCCTTCACTCGAAGAGCTACACATAACTAGATGTCCAAAATTTACTGGAAAGTTACCTGATCAACTTCCTTCCCTGGTTAAATTAGTGATCACTACATGCCAATCTTGGAATGGCAGGTGCATTAGATTCTCTAGTATGGTAGTCTTACAGCTTGTGGATTGTGAAAGTTGTCTGTCCCTACCATCACTTGGACAACTTCCTTCTCTTGAGAAACTCTATGTATCAAAGATGAGAGGACTACATAAGTTGGGCCTAGAATTCTATGGAAGCATAACTGAGTCATTCAAATCCTTGAAGATCATGAAGTTTGAGGACATGCCCAACTGGGAAGAGTGGTCGACTGGCGGAGCTGAACAAGAATCAAGATTCCCTTCACTTGAAGAACTTGAGATAAGCAGATGTCCTAAACTGATTGGAAAGTTGCCTCGTCGACTTCCTTCGCTACGAAAATTAGTGATCACAGCATGCCAAGCTCTTACAAGCTCAATGCCGTGGGTGCCGAAATTAACAATACTCGAGCTAACTGGTTGCGATGCATTGGAATCATTATCGGAGAGAATGATGGAGGAAAATGAATGTCTTGAAACCATAATCATAAGAAATTGCTCATCTCTAACCACTGTCTTTAGGGAGGGCCTCCTACCAAGTAGTCTAAGATCACTTGAGATCTATGAGTGCAGGAATTTAGAACTATTTGTTTCTCCAAGTTCAACACACGAGTCTCACCAGTATCCTGCTCTTAAACGATTACACTTAAGATTTTGCTGTAGTTCTCTCATATCCTTTCCAATGTCTCTCTTCACCAACCTTGAAGAACTTCAGGTACAAGGCTGTAGCAACCTCAAGAAGATTTCATCTCCTCCAAATTGCCTCCCATATCTTCGGAAGTTGGAACTGAAAGACTGCTCCAAACTGGTTTTGTTTCCAGAAGGAGGGTTGCCTGCTCCAAAACTCGAGTCACTTTCTATTCGCAGCTGTACTGAGCTCTCACCTGACACTGCTTGGGGTCTACATGCAATGACATCACTAACTTCTCTTTATATAAGTGGAATTCCAAGTCTTACTTCTCTAGAGAACACTGGAATTCAGTTCCTAGCATCTCTTAGAACTCTGGAGATTGAAGCTTGTGATAAGCTTGCATTTCTGCCTTTAGATAGACTAGTCCACTCCCTTTCTCATCTTACCATTAGAGGATGCTCATTGTTAAAAGACAAGTGTGAAAGGGATGGAGGGGAATACAGAAGCTTGGTGTCTCTCGTTCCCTACAGAGTCATTGAAGACTAA